TAGCTCTATATTAATAGTCTTTATACTGGTCTGTAAATGTGCTCAGTCTTCTGATCTGGATCTGGTGATCTGAAAGTTTTGTGCATTGGATCATGGTGAATTGAGGCCTGAGAGAACGAACAAATACGGATTACCAGACATGGGACTGTAGAACCCCTGGACATTATGGTACTGATTGTCAGGCCTTAGTATATTGTACAAGCTTGCTCGTTTGTATCAGAAGAATATGTTAGAAGACATACGGAATAAAATTGCTAAGTTGAGTTACTGTTAATGAGTGTTTGTAGGAGATCGGTGGGTGAATGAGTAACTTCTCTCTTCTGACTTTGACATGGTATTGGGACTCCAAGAAGCTATTCCTGATTGTTGGCTCTGTTGGAGTCAGCAGCCTCAGTTGCAGATGTTACTGCCTTGTTTGCCCTGCACGGTGTTTTGTGAACTCTGGTGGCAACGAGCCAAGGTGTCTGCATTTACTGCCTTTGTCAGGAAAGCAATGACACTTCTACTACTCTTAGACCTGATAAGCCACCTCTTCCTGCATGCTTTGGGTTGCAGCAGTGTAGTATGATTATGATTTGCAGCATTTAAGTTAAgatatggaaatattttatagatGTTTTTGCGATATGGATGTAGGTCTGATGACATAAGTGTTATttcaatgaaaatgaaactgaCTTTGAAGAAGtaataaaacttttctttcagTTAATTCTGGAGAGGTAAGATTACAAAATATTTAGTTTTGCTATTGTAGCCGGTACAATGTTGTTTGATTATGTTAATCCTATTATCACAACTTTCCTAAATGTACTTTCTGATGTTACAAATGCCACAGTTTGAATAGGCcaagtaatttaaattattaacagTTTTGAGTATGTGAGTAGATAGGTGCTGAAATCTGAAGATTTAGATTGGTATCGGGAAATTATACCTGGAGTATTTCTTACTTTTGTAGGAAAAAGTAGTTTCTACAGGCTTGATATATCTTTTTGAAACATGGAAATTCAGCTAAGGTCACCATCTGtttcacattaaatatttaatttaaaaccactttaaagtaattttgttttaaagaaacatgaaattGAGGAGATGAAATACTAATAGCTTGGGAATGTCAAAACTCATCTGAAAGAAGATTCGTATTATGACCAGTGGCCCATCCTTACAAGGTGTGCTTCCTGGGATTGCTATCAGCTGTTCTATGTGTATCAGTGGGAGATTACATAAGCAGTGAAGGAAGAGTATCTTCTGTGCGTAATGTTTGGCTTTCACTTAATGAACTCCTTTTTCATTTAACTTTGATTAGCAGAAATCCAATCCAAGTAGACTGCTGTTATGGCTGCTATTTTTTTGTCCTTAATATGACTGTTCAAACACACTGAATGTCTGCACACTCAAGTTTATGATACATAAAGTGCTTATATAAATTGTGTGTTCAGTTGCACATTTAGATCTCAGTAGTATAATTGTCCCTTTGTAGTATTACTGTTATGCTGAGGTTTTCATCTTATGAACTGTAAGCATGTATATGAATCCTTTCTGTCTGAAAGCTGCTAAATTAGAACTCTTAGTCCTTCAGTTATTTTTGTGGTCCTTCAAGTTAAAAGTATTACTGTTCCGTTTCATGTTAGTGGAACAAAGTTTTCCATTTCAGTAATCTAAATCCTAGTTcaaatttttcatgtattttaagatTATATGTAATCTTCAGGGCATTCGAAAAGAATTTGGCTTCTGATAGCATCATGGAAAACAATCATTAGTAAAGAGTTCCTCTAGGTTAATTCTGGCTGAACAAATGGTAAAAAAGTTTGAGGAAAAGTGAGAACCAGATATGTAAAGAAGGGAAATCTGGTTACCAGATTTCACAGCTGACATAGGTTTTAAATAGTAAAAGGCTTTTTTGTTAAATACAGGACTACATTCTAGAGGAAGTATGTCATGTGACACCTCCTGCTTTTTAGGTAATGATGGCCTTGTCAAATCACTTAAATGCAGTGGAATCAGAGAAGCAGAAATTGCGTGCTCAGGTTCGCCGGCTATGCCAGGAAAATCAGTGGCTACGGGATGAACTAGCCAATACACAACAGAAACTACAGAAAAGTGAGCAATCTGTGGCTCagctggaggaagaaaagaaacatctaGAATTCATGAATCAACTAAAAAAATATGATGATGATATTTCACCATCAGTAAGTAGCTGCATAGTAAAAGCACCTTACATTTACATATATGTTGTAATCTGCATAGTAACCAAGAAATGACAGATAGAAGCTTTTTATTTGTCTCTAACATAAACTTGTCATTAAATGCTTACCTTGTACCAGTGTCACATAGTTTGCAGAAAGATTCTGAGAGTTcagtttattcttattttatctattttatccTTATTATCTACTGTCTGTAGATAATAAAATGTGAGGCTTAAAATCCATAAATCCTTATTTAGTACCATATTagcttaaaaaatattaagaatgcaaccaaacaaaaaatttcaTAGTTTTTCTTACATATTTAGTTTTACTTACATACTTAGTCTTTCTCTAGTGAAATCAGTGTGTAGCTTTTCTATCTGAGAATTTACACTAAGATAGGATGCTATTGAATCCCCTTTCAGGACTTTCTGCCAGACACTGTGATCATCTGCACGTTTTCAGTTGTGTTTAGCTAGCCTATTGTGTTAAATATTCTTAGATTTAGAGAGAAAATGGATACAATTTTAATTTACGGAAGTAATTTACCACTTAAAAAGACATCTGAATTATTTGCCCTCCTTGTTacccttttattttgtttccttaagtTAGATGGCACCATAGAGGAAGAGTTCATTTTGTGCTATCAGACCTTCTCACCCGTGTCTTGGAAAGAACAGTTTAtcagaaacaattatttcagTAACATAATGGTTGAAAATATATGTGTTTTAGTCATGCTTAACTGCCTGCTTGACTAAATCCTTTTTATCGTATTGTGAGTTCTTTTGGTCAGTTTGTGAAAAGTGTGAACTTTTCAGTGCTATTTCATGAGTTGGTATTCATAGCTGAATACTGCCACTGAATCCTGTTTAGaaaagggacaggaggaggaaacACTGGGATTTTGATGTGCTAACTGTTGAACTGTAATCTGCAGATGGCCTAAATAGCACTGTTGTTTGAAGCTATATTGGCAAGTAGGGTCAAAGTAGGCAAAGCAACTTTATAGTTTCACTAACCATATGGATGGTTTCTGTTGTTAGCCTtggaaataataaattatatatactCAATAGGAGGTTGAAATCTTCCCCAGATCTAGTCCCATCAATCTGCAGAGCACCCACTTTGCCACCATTGAACTTGAatgccagcagcagcagttgtCCTTTTATCTGTGAAAAAAGGTGTTGGATGGAGAGCCAGAAAAACTGGACTGTGTTCTGCTCCTGGGTTTTCTCCTTACCGAGATTAACATTTCTGAGAACTTCAACTATTTATGTTGTGTAGACTTCACACTTAAACAGGACCGAAGGACgatctgtttctttattttacatGATTGTGGAATTTGGAATGTTATATACACTGTTATATGCAATATACACTGATGGCTTGTGCAGAAATTAATACGGTTCCAGATGGAGACTGTTGGAGACTAGCTTCCCTGCAAGTGTGTATTTCTTTTTGAACCTTACAGTCACAGttgcaaaatttattttgtggAGAAGTTGAGTACTCAGAAATGGAGGTCTCCTTATTCTTCTCCTTGACCATCTATAACTGCATTTACAACTAGAAAAGTACAGTGGACAATTCTGTACTCAGTAGCACTCACTCCTCAGTGGGTACTTTCATTAGGTCTCTGTAAGAATAGCAAATGTATTCTTGTGTGCTTAAATTGAGACTGAAATCTAGGAGACCTGATTTCTATTCCTGGCTCTTCTGAAGGTGTCCTGTATTGTTTTGGGACAGAGTATGTAAATACATTTGAACATCAGACCTTCATAAAACTTCTGTGAGAAATGTTATTGTTGTTAATTCCTAAATTCTGGGTGCTGATTAGATGGGCTTTCCCTTTATGCCTTTAGATTTAAGTGTAAcaatttgtttgggtttggggttgttcTATAGGAAGATAAGGATACAGATTCCACCAAAGAGCCTTTGGATGACTTATTTCCCAATGATGAAGATGACCAAGGACAAGGAAGTAAGTGCACTTCAGATTACAACGTTAGTGTATTTTTGCAATGCAGAATATAAAGATGCTCTTTATAAAAACAAATCCACGCTTGGGGTCCTCTGGGACACAGTGGGAGTGGTGAATACCTCTGCTAGAATAAGGAAACCTGTCATTGATACACATTCCATTGATCCATACAGAACTGGGGCCTAGGTTTTTAAAGAGAGTTTACTAGCTGTTGTAAAGTTCTTGGAACTGACTTCAGAATTTGTCCCACAGTCTTTCCTATGGGTCTCAGAATGGAGGAGGTTTGTTCCAAGTGACTGAGGCAGATTCTGAAACACTGAAGCTTTTTGATGGTTTGTCCTGATGGTGAATTCTGTTAATGACCTTTTTAATGATCTGATTTAGCAGTCTGGGACAGGTTTTAGTATGAAGTCTTTCTCATATATAATCTTTTCCCCTTTGCTAAGGTTGTTTTCCTTAGTACTCATTCTAGAAGTATTGTCTTCAGGTCAGAAGCACTGATGAATATGCACTGAAGTTTGAGGGTAGAGGTGTTTGGTAGCATGATTCAAAGAAGCCATTAATAGATAAGCTTTGCTTGGTGAAATGTTGTGTTTTCTGTATGGATGTAAAGCTGATACTATATAATACATTGATACTGTAGTGTATATGTAGTGTGCTAGTATTATAATGGCTCTTAGTAGACAGATGACTTCAGAAGAAATATCTGAAGGCTTGCACCTCTGATCAGCAGAGTTTCGAATTTCCTTTATGGGCATATATACAAGATACAAGTTCTTTATAGCGTATTAGTGCTATCCATAGCCAGCAATGGAAGGAAGACTTGAAGAGTTTAGAATAGTTTAGTGTTGATCATGAGCTCATCCTTGCTTCTCTAGAATTTTGTAATAGGAAAGTTGAATGACAAAGCTGCCTATATACCTGCATAGTCCATCTATCTTATTTTGCTTCACAAAAGACAAAGTTGACATGTCGGCAATTTCTTTGACCTCcaggaaaaatactgtaatgCCTCAGCGCTTTGGTAGGCAGTGATTGTGGGTGTAGGCTTGAAATTGTAGGATTCCACTGACATAAAAAGGCTCCCACTTGCTGTGAGAGTGTTTCTAGCTTAATAGAAAGGAGAGAAGAAGGTCAGTCTCACGGCTGGAGCTCTTATGCTGTGTGGTGTCtagaatttaatgaaaatgagTAAGAGGGAATTTTCTCAATTTTGCCAGAAGTCTTCCAGGTGAAGAGAAAAGAGGTAGTAGATTTCTGGGGGGAATGGGATGGTGTGGGTTGTAACAACCAAAGCTTAGGAGCTGCTGGAAAATAAGTGGCTAAGCCTGAGGGTTAATAAGTAAAACCTGAAGGTTGACACTGGCTTTGGCTTGGTGCCTTTCCTTTTGGAACTGTTGTTTGTGGCATCCAGGGTGTTTTAATCCTTTGTGCCAACCTTAAGCACTCCTTGGTATAGCaaacaaagggaaacaaaaaaaatttgtatgtTTAGAGaagaagaataaaggaaaaaggacaaaCCATTTGAGCTTTTCTGCAGCTGACTTGTTAATATTTTCTCTAGGGAAATACCAATATTTGTAAGTGCAAAATTATTATATAATCTTGAGAATTCTTAATGATTTGCTGAGCTGAAAGTTTCCTACTTTATTCATTGATTTATTACACTTGGCCCTTTGAGCTAATTGAAGTGTAAAATAATACAATACCAGATGGAATATGAAGAATAACATGGTCATACTTTCACTGTCACTCTTCAAGACAGTGTGACTGCTAGGAAGTATGTTCTAATACTAATGCTTTGTATTGAAGAAGTAAAATTCAGTGAGTCTCATTTTGTGTTATTCTGCAGTAATGTTAGATGGTTTAGTTAGTCATCTTTTAAGCAACTTGAAATCTTCCCGATTTCTTTCAGTTCAACAGCAGCATAgcagtgcagcagctgctgcccagcaAGGTGGCTATGAAATTCCAGCAAGATTAAGGACCCTTCATAATCTTGTTATTCAGTATGCTTCCCAAGGTAGATATGAGGTTGCTGTACCTCTCTGTAAACAAGCTCTTGAAGATCTGGAGAAGACTTCAGGTCATGATCATCCTGATGTTGCCACTATGTTGAACATACTTGCTTTGGTGTACAGGTTTGTATATTGTCATAGATAAATACCAGTTAAATAGTTATTATTTACCTACAACCCGTTAATGTTCAGATTAAGTTTTTGACTATTTCAATTTTCATTCACTGCTTTTTATTAAAACCCTCAAGAGGGTCCTGCAATGTTTATGTCTCCCTATTCTTAAATGTCAAACAAGCTACTGCAATTTTGCCTGTGCCTTTGCTTTGGGAgccagttctgatttttttttttttttttttttttgtctgctgagGGGACATGTCTTGATTACCCGCTTACAGATAATCCGGAGGTATAAATTGAACAGCAGTGTAGAAGTAGTACATGCTAGTCCTCAACTAGCAAACTACAGTTACaggcttctgtttttttttttcttctttctgaataTATTCTcaatttctcttcttttgtacAAGCATCTTTAGGCTAGTACTGAAGTCAGcttcatttttattactttctttaCTGAATCCCAAGTATTAATTATGGCTCTTTAAAATTTAGAGACCAGAACAAATACAAAGATGCAGCAAATCTCCTGAATGATGCCTTGGCTATCCGCGAAAAGACTTTGGGCAAAGATCATCCAGCGGTTTGTATACATGCAATAtcatattttttatttgtctttcactgaagttttttCAACTCATTCTAATATTAAACTCAACAGGAAAGTTTTTAAGACCTGGCTTATCTCTAAACAGTACAGGTAGGAGGCTGTGATGTAACATTCTtcatcttaaatatttaatgttccTTTTGAGCATTATATTCAGTGCTGTTTCACCACAAATGACTTGCACATACTTGATTTTGGATTGCATGGATTTTCTGTGGGAAATTAATCTGTGAAGAAAGATTTTAATTTGCTTACTCAAATCACTTTATTAAACTTATTGAAGGGGTACTTCTGATTTGGTCTACTGctgcttttaaatgaaatgtaaatcAAGCTTTTGGACATAGTGTTTAAAATTAATGTGATACCTCACTTCATGTTGCCTGTGTGGAGCAGTGCAGCTCTGAGTATAGATGTCAGCAGGTAACTATATAAGAGAATAACATACAAAGAAAAATGGATGCACTAAACAACATTTCCACAAATGAAGCAAAAGTATttcatgattttgtttttttttttctttcctcatttgtGTATGTATGCATTCAGTAATAATTTATTCATTTCCAAATTCCAAGATGTTTACTATGTGCATGGAAAATttgaaaacatcagtgcattGTAGATGTGTTCGTTTGTCAGATATTTGCACTGGCAAATTCCAGTGTAATTAGTATTTCTCTACTGTTGACAGGTGGCAGCAACTCTAAACAATCTTGCAGTACTTTATGGTAAACGGGGAAAGTACAAAGAAGCTGAACCGTTGTGCAAGAGGGCTCTGGAAATCAGAGAAAAGGTATgagtaaaaaaaatacagcatcttTCAATGAGTTTTTTTGAGGGAGGGGGCAAAGTTAAACACTTCCacttttttatgttttgttgGGCTAGATCTGCCAGATAAACCACAGTTAGCAGTGCCCTAGTAGTTAGCAGTGTCTGAAATTCAAAACAGTAGTAAATTCCAGTAGTCTTAAAAAGCTGTTGGAGCACTCTGGGTATAttctaaattctgtattttataatTAACCttctttacctttttctttccccttcgaCAGTTAAGTAATCTTTGATTTGACAAGGGTAttggaataaaaatgaaacatcattaaaattttaaagctgGTTAATCCATGACTACGTGGATATTTATTCTAGTCCATGAGACAGTGCCTGCATCTTCAGGCTTTGTATAATACGCTGCCTATACTGTTTCTATACTACTTACATTATTCCTGTTAAGAATTGTTACGCAGCATTCTCAGTTTGTAATAGAACTGAATAATTTTCGTATCTTTCAAATATAGATTTTGCTTTTGTGATCCTTGTGTTGAATTGATGACGAATAAGAGCTAATGGGATATTTCTAAGTGATGCATTTCTAAACCCTGATATGATGGCTGGAGAATGTTTTAATACAAGGTATTTAATTTTCAGGTCCTGGGGAAGGATCACCCTGATGTTGCCAAACAATTAAATAACTTGGCTTTACTATGCCAGAACCAGGGCAAATATGAGGAGGTTGAATACTACTATCAGAGGGCACTGGAAATTTACCAAACTAAGCTGGGACCAGATGATCCAAATGTTGCGAAAACAAAGAATAACCTGGTAAgtcttttttaaagtaaatctaAGGAAGTAAAATTTTCTGATAAATTGAAATGCACCTTTGTTCAGCATgcattgtatttattatttatcaagCTAAATAAAACAATGTGCTGATATCttttgggggggtgttttgtttttaggCTTCCTGCTATCTAAAACAGGGCAAATTTAAGCAAGCGGAAACTTTATACAAAGAGATTCTTACTCGTGCTCATGAACGGGAATTTGGCTCTGTAGATGGTAAGAAACTGAGACCCTAGATTTTAATGTATGTTTCATTTTTGCAGTTATGAAATAAAATCTGCAGGAAGTTAATTGTATCCTGattaaaattgttttctgcttGAAGTAGACTTTTAAAAAGTGAGGTTATAGACGTGTTGAAGCACATTCATCCTAAGAAGGCATTTAGATACAGCAGTAGTGTTTGattcaaaataagtttttcttaGATGAGATAGACTTTGTTAGGTTTATGTTTTATGGATTGTATTTCTGGCATAATTTACTTTATGTTCAACCAAACCCAATTTTGATGTTTTTATAGGGGCAGAAAAATGTATGTCACTTTTCAGTCAGTGCAGGATTTTTAATGATATAATAAATACATTGTTAATGTGAATCCTCCATTAATACATTCAAAGAATGGGGAAAATACCCTTAAATTGTGAATTACACTGTACATTGAAGTCAAATGCATTTTATCAACTGTAaatcacagtgaagaatttttatTGCATTCCATGACAGTAGCATATGCTCCACTTAGATGTCAAAACACTTGTTAcgataaaagaaataaatgtgtgtTTTTTAACACAAAACCAGGCACGTGACAAATTGATTTCAGCGTATACTGACTTCAGAGCTTCTCAGAAGTGACTGTTTCTAAAGGGAAGAGGTGTATGTTTTATTTATCTGCTGCTTGTAGTATGAAGAGTAAGCTTTTTTGTGGTGGTAACAATATAATTCCCTGGTTCACAACTTCATTTCAGAAGGGTGGAAATCAAACTGTCTATTTTGTAGTTTTGTGCTTCtataaaatactttcttctgtttcatcAGATGAAAATAAGCCTATTTGGATGCATGCAGAAGAGAGGGAAGAATGCAAAGTAAGGCCGTTGACATAAAACTTTTTTTGAACTTTTACTTATTTGTTACAAGTCAGTTAACTTTCTTCAATGTTACTTTTGTTTTAGGGAAAGCAAAAAGATGGCACATCTTTTGGAGAATATGGGGGCTGGTACAAGGCTTGCAAAGTTGACAGGTGGGTAATTTCTTTACAGGACAAACAATGAGGCAATACCCAAGTATCCAGAAATCTCAAATTGAAGCATGTTTAAAAAGGAAACCAAACCAGCTGCTTGCTTAGGACGGTGTAAACTACAGTGTTAAAAATTCATGCCTCAAGAATGAGTTTCAGGAACATGGTAGCAGTTTTAAAGTCCTGAGGCTGCTTTTTAATCTAGGCTGGTTAGGTCTAATAAGTGACATAAAAATTCACCAGTTGTGTTTGTGGCAGCCCTTCACGTGGAAACATAGgtcatctttctttctttttataccATTGGTTGACATACatgctctccctgccccagcaagACTTTGGGAGAAGGCCAGAAGCAAAAAGGAGACTGTACAAATAACTGAGCCTTGAGTTTTCTAGCTGGCAGAAGGAAACAAAGTTAAATTGCCACAATTAAGCATTATTTGTTTCTAAAGCTTGAAGAATACAGTTTTGTGTGAATGAAAATGTGTACTTTAAAATGGGAGAAGGACTTCAGTTTGGTTTAtgctttgtgaaatatttttgctttaattttgtttgtttactgtgggtttttttttaatgtgcaggtgTTACAGtgtaagaaaaaacccctgcacCTGGTACTGATAATGCTCAGTGAgggtttttaatttcttcagagtTTGAATTCATGTATTTAACAAGCAACAGAACCTTTGTACTGTTGAAAtctgctcttttttccccatcttctctGGGTGCAatacattttgttggtttgtttttcatgtaCTAGTTGATTCTAATGCACGAGGAAATCTTTTCTCTGCTGTTACTGGAGCAAAACTTCACACAACAATACTGTGACTGAGCTAATTTTCATTGTGTCCTTGAAACAAAAGGTCTTGTTGGGGTGTGAGACTTATTAACGGaatgtgtggattttttttcctttattgttcaGGTGTAGTTTGAATGCATAAAAATTGCTAGTAGGTGTTAAGTAAAAGCTGGTGAAAGGAATTGTTAATTTGTTTTGTGACTACATACTACAGTAATGGTCACTATGCATGAGTAGGCATATTTTCTGGAAGCTTCACAATTATTCAGTTGAACACACTCAGATTGAGCTAAACTTTCACCTTAAGATGTGTCTGAGAAACAGAAGGATATAGCACTCCAGTTTTCTCTTGAGTAGATAGATCTAGAGGTTAGTTACTATCTTTGATTTTCAAGGCTGCTGACTAATCATAGTGTGAGCTGTTAATGCACTTTGAAAGCTGTTAACAGGTTTTTCCATGTACCTGAAGTACAGTATATTTCAAGAGACActaaatatttaccaaaaaagataaatactgtattaattttttattagttTGTTAATTAAGAAAAGTTtagtctgtgtgtgtatatatatactactacttctttttttttttttgtttttaaatagccCAACAGTAACAACTACCTTAAAGAACCTTGGGGCACTTTACAGACGACAGGGCAAATTTGAAGCTGCTGAAACATTAGAAGAGGCAGCAATGAGATCTCGTAAGCAGGCAAGTATGAAAAATTGCCTTAATGATATTTCTGCTTTGTGGTCATGCAGATTTTCAGCTTCAGTTGTCTATCATACATGTGGAACATATGAACTTTTAGCTCTTCAGTGTCTGGTGCCTGATGTTGTTTGCTAATTTCAGTCTGAACTGGTGATAAACCAATAACCATCTTAAGATTTCCAAACTGGCTAATTGCTAGGGCAGTGGCACTGTGTGCTGGGGGCATGATTTAAATTGGGGGTGAAATTATGTGGCAAATGGAAGATCAGAAAACACTGTGTGAGCCAGCAGTCTTCAGTTGGCTACATGTCCTGGGAGAGAGACTGTAGCTAGGGCATATGGAGAGTTTCTGTTGATAATCTCCTTTGACAGCAGTGCTGTTCTATTTTTAATAAGGAGCTGTCAAACTTACAAATGTTCTGTTTCTTCGTACAACTGATTGACTGGTGCAGACCTTTAAAAGACAATTATAAATTTATTAGTTGTTGTTTCTGTTACTTTTGCAAACCGATGGGATGGATATTGCAGTTTAAGGGGGGGGACTATAATTCTTGCAATGTGGAGGAGTTCTGTGCTGTCTCTGTGCTCTCAGATCTGCTGTTCAAGTAACACTTTCTCAGTCTTAGAAGGTGAGAGAGAGTTTGATTTTTGTTGGggatttatttgctttctgtttttcctttcccttttggaTGATTTGATAcaatgtcttttataaaagtaCATAAGACTGGACAGGTAAATATGGCTTGTCAGTgttaaaatggaaagcaaaataagaaCATATAAGTGAATTAAAAGAACCTTGGAAAGttcaattttaattttgcttttatgcaATAGTAAATaagatctgtctttttttttccagaagtggtttggtttgagttttttttccttatatcttcATGTAAAATTCTAAAGTCAAATTCTAAATTCAAGTAAACTGACTGAGGTGATGGACCGTATCTTTATCAGTTAATATACTGGATTTTATTGGTTATACTGTTTTGaagttgttttttaaagaatgatACTGCAGTGTTTGTATGTAGAAGCAGATTTCTGGAAAAGTGAGAGAGCAAAAATTTCCTGGCAAACCTCATGCTCTTCTAGTGATTTCAGCAACGGTTCCCTTTGATATAAGAT
Above is a genomic segment from Athene noctua chromosome 6, bAthNoc1.hap1.1, whole genome shotgun sequence containing:
- the KLC1 gene encoding kinesin light chain 1 isoform X1 translates to MYENMSTMVYLKEEKLEKLTQDEIIAKTKQVINGLEALKNEHNSILQSLLETLKCLKKDDETNLVEEKSNMIRKSLEMLELGLSEAQVMMALSNHLNAVESEKQKLRAQVRRLCQENQWLRDELANTQQKLQKSEQSVAQLEEEKKHLEFMNQLKKYDDDISPSEDKDTDSTKEPLDDLFPNDEDDQGQGIQQQHSSAAAAAQQGGYEIPARLRTLHNLVIQYASQGRYEVAVPLCKQALEDLEKTSGHDHPDVATMLNILALVYRDQNKYKDAANLLNDALAIREKTLGKDHPAVAATLNNLAVLYGKRGKYKEAEPLCKRALEIREKVLGKDHPDVAKQLNNLALLCQNQGKYEEVEYYYQRALEIYQTKLGPDDPNVAKTKNNLASCYLKQGKFKQAETLYKEILTRAHEREFGSVDDENKPIWMHAEEREECKGKQKDGTSFGEYGGWYKACKVDSPTVTTTLKNLGALYRRQGKFEAAETLEEAAMRSRKQGLDNVHKQRVAEVLNDPESIEKRRSRESLNVDVVKYESGPDGGEEVSMSVEWNGDGTGSLKRSGSFSKLRASIRRSSEKLVRKLKGGSSRDSEPKNPGMKRASSLNVLNMGGKATEDHFQERNNCLTDSRALSVSHTDLAH
- the KLC1 gene encoding kinesin light chain 1 isoform X3, which gives rise to MYENMSTMVYLKEEKLEKLTQDEIIAKTKQVINGLEALKNEHNSILQSLLETLKCLKKDDETNLVEEKSNMIRKSLEMLELGLSEAQVMMALSNHLNAVESEKQKLRAQVRRLCQENQWLRDELANTQQKLQKSEQSVAQLEEEKKHLEFMNQLKKYDDDISPSEDKDTDSTKEPLDDLFPNDEDDQGQGIQQQHSSAAAAAQQGGYEIPARLRTLHNLVIQYASQGRYEVAVPLCKQALEDLEKTSGHDHPDVATMLNILALVYRDQNKYKDAANLLNDALAIREKTLGKDHPAVAATLNNLAVLYGKRGKYKEAEPLCKRALEIREKVLGKDHPDVAKQLNNLALLCQNQGKYEEVEYYYQRALEIYQTKLGPDDPNVAKTKNNLASCYLKQGKFKQAETLYKEILTRAHEREFGSVDDENKPIWMHAEEREECKGKQKDGTSFGEYGGWYKACKVDSPTVTTTLKNLGALYRRQGKFEAAETLEEAAMRSRKQGLDNVHKQRVAEVLNDPESIEKRRSRESLNVDVVKYESGPDGGEEVSMSVEWNGDGTGSLKRSGSFSKLRASIRRSSEKLVRKLKGGSSRDSEPKNPGNEIIV
- the KLC1 gene encoding kinesin light chain 1 isoform X2; this encodes MYENMSTMVYLKEEKLEKLTQDEIIAKTKQVINGLEALKNEHNSILQSLLETLKCLKKDDETNLVEEKSNMIRKSLEMLELGLSEAQVMMALSNHLNAVESEKQKLRAQVRRLCQENQWLRDELANTQQKLQKSEQSVAQLEEEKKHLEFMNQLKKYDDDISPSEDKDTDSTKEPLDDLFPNDEDDQGQGIQQQHSSAAAAAQQGGYEIPARLRTLHNLVIQYASQGRYEVAVPLCKQALEDLEKTSGHDHPDVATMLNILALVYRDQNKYKDAANLLNDALAIREKTLGKDHPAVAATLNNLAVLYGKRGKYKEAEPLCKRALEIREKVLGKDHPDVAKQLNNLALLCQNQGKYEEVEYYYQRALEIYQTKLGPDDPNVAKTKNNLASCYLKQGKFKQAETLYKEILTRAHEREFGSVDDENKPIWMHAEEREECKGKQKDGTSFGEYGGWYKACKVDSPTVTTTLKNLGALYRRQGKFEAAETLEEAAMRSRKQGLDNVHKQRVAEVLNDPESIEKRRSRESLNVDVVKYESGPDGGEEDGTGSLKRSGSFSKLRASIRRSSEKLVRKLKGGSSRDSEPKNPGMKRASSLNVLNMGGKATEDHFQERNNCLTDSRALSVSHTDLAH
- the KLC1 gene encoding kinesin light chain 1 isoform X4, with protein sequence MYENMSTMVYLKEEKLEKLTQDEIIAKTKQVINGLEALKNEHNSILQSLLETLKCLKKDDETNLVEEKSNMIRKSLEMLELGLSEAQVMMALSNHLNAVESEKQKLRAQVRRLCQENQWLRDELANTQQKLQKSEQSVAQLEEEKKHLEFMNQLKKYDDDISPSEDKDTDSTKEPLDDLFPNDEDDQGQGIQQQHSSAAAAAQQGGYEIPARLRTLHNLVIQYASQGRYEVAVPLCKQALEDLEKTSGHDHPDVATMLNILALVYRDQNKYKDAANLLNDALAIREKTLGKDHPAVAATLNNLAVLYGKRGKYKEAEPLCKRALEIREKVLGKDHPDVAKQLNNLALLCQNQGKYEEVEYYYQRALEIYQTKLGPDDPNVAKTKNNLASCYLKQGKFKQAETLYKEILTRAHEREFGSVDDENKPIWMHAEEREECKGKQKDGTSFGEYGGWYKACKVDSPTVTTTLKNLGALYRRQGKFEAAETLEEAAMRSRKQGLDNVHKQRVAEVLNDPESIEKRRSRESLNVDVVKYESGPDGGEEDGTGSLKRSGSFSKLRASIRRSSEKLVRKLKGGSSRDSEPKNPGNEIIV